A part of Prevotella melaninogenica genomic DNA contains:
- a CDS encoding virion core protein, T7 gp14 family, with protein sequence MGMIGAAVGAAGSIFGGISASKAINKMKANIEAQKKSNQDWYDRRYNEDATQRADAQRILTMTEESIKNRNKAAAGAAAVMGGTEESVAAAKEANNKALSDATSQIAVNAEQRKDSIEQQYQQRDADLTNQLNSLEQQKAEAIGQAVQGVAGAAGSMPF encoded by the coding sequence ATGGGAATGATAGGAGCTGCAGTAGGAGCTGCAGGAAGTATCTTCGGTGGTATTTCGGCTTCAAAAGCTATAAACAAGATGAAAGCCAATATAGAGGCTCAGAAGAAATCTAATCAGGATTGGTACGATAGGCGTTACAACGAGGATGCAACGCAGAGAGCTGACGCACAGCGTATATTGACCATGACAGAGGAAAGTATCAAAAATCGTAACAAGGCTGCTGCAGGTGCTGCTGCCGTAATGGGTGGCACGGAGGAAAGCGTGGCGGCAGCTAAGGAGGCAAACAACAAGGCTCTTTCGGATGCAACCTCGCAGATTGCGGTTAATGCAGAGCAACGCAAGGATTCGATAGAGCAGCAGTACCAACAGCGTGATGCAGACCTTACCAATCAGCTCAACAGTCTTGAACAACAGAAAGCAGAGGCTATTGGTCAAGCTGTTCAAGGTGTTGCTGGTGCTGCTGGTAGTATGCCATTCTAA
- a CDS encoding tyrosine-type recombinase/integrase, which produces MAIFKAVVRRPRKDGFWQVYIRVGVGVKVGYITTGKYVTSKGLSKTNEITDPYVLQYCSSLIIEYNDRLNRVNTSRWTVKQVVDFLRTMDSDLCFSEYARKHIDRMVDRGQQRNARNYELALQHLERFAGTTKVMFSELTSLFINQWIKSLETTKRAKEMYPICIRQVFKAALVEYNDYDNNLIRIKSNPWMNVEIPKADRPEKLAITPEACREFFFFPLPESKMAHPLEELGRDVAMIVICLAGINTVDLFHMKKSDYYDSILHYQRAKTKMFRTDGAYMEMRVPAILQPLFEKYKSTDEDDEHLFCFAKRHTTSDSFSANVNIGIRHLCEAMGIDKDNDYSVYTFRHTWGTVAQNDCNASIEEVAFAMNHSSAHKVTRGYIKTDYSPAWELNDKVIDFIFFSDKPSRREQKPKEERFKLSYRYQVHGEAFFQGRKLAEITDVGFNNVDEVIAKLAAQLPDSIPNRSMVIFKIENQDKKQSAVYERMKGKGF; this is translated from the coding sequence ATGGCAATATTTAAGGCGGTAGTCAGAAGACCACGCAAAGATGGCTTCTGGCAGGTATATATCAGAGTAGGTGTAGGCGTAAAGGTCGGATATATAACAACTGGCAAGTATGTAACAAGTAAGGGACTTAGTAAGACGAACGAAATCACCGACCCATACGTTTTGCAATATTGCTCAAGTCTGATCATCGAGTATAATGATAGGCTTAACAGGGTGAACACATCAAGATGGACAGTTAAGCAAGTGGTTGACTTTTTACGCACAATGGACTCTGACTTATGTTTCAGCGAATACGCACGTAAGCACATTGATAGAATGGTTGACAGAGGGCAGCAACGCAATGCACGCAACTACGAACTTGCCTTACAACATCTTGAACGTTTTGCTGGTACAACCAAAGTCATGTTCTCTGAACTTACTTCGTTGTTCATTAACCAATGGATAAAATCTCTTGAAACAACAAAACGAGCAAAAGAGATGTACCCTATTTGCATTCGTCAAGTTTTTAAGGCTGCTCTTGTAGAATACAACGACTACGATAACAATCTCATCAGAATTAAATCCAATCCTTGGATGAATGTTGAAATACCAAAGGCAGATAGACCAGAGAAACTTGCTATTACTCCTGAAGCATGTAGAGAGTTTTTCTTTTTTCCTCTTCCCGAGAGCAAGATGGCGCATCCACTTGAAGAGTTAGGACGTGACGTTGCTATGATTGTTATCTGCCTGGCAGGAATTAACACTGTAGATTTATTCCACATGAAGAAGTCTGATTATTACGATAGCATTCTTCACTATCAGAGAGCAAAGACAAAGATGTTTCGCACTGATGGTGCTTATATGGAAATGCGTGTTCCTGCTATCCTGCAACCCCTATTTGAGAAATACAAAAGCACAGACGAGGATGATGAGCATCTTTTTTGTTTTGCAAAACGCCATACGACATCTGACAGCTTCAGCGCAAATGTAAACATTGGTATTCGACACCTTTGCGAGGCTATGGGAATCGATAAAGATAACGATTATTCTGTTTACACTTTCCGTCACACCTGGGGAACTGTAGCACAGAATGATTGCAATGCAAGTATTGAAGAAGTTGCATTTGCAATGAATCATAGCAGTGCTCACAAGGTAACACGTGGTTATATTAAAACAGATTACTCTCCAGCATGGGAACTCAACGATAAGGTTATTGATTTTATTTTCTTTTCTGATAAACCGTCACGACGTGAACAAAAACCGAAAGAAGAACGTTTTAAACTATCATACCGTTACCAAGTACATGGAGAAGCATTTTTTCAAGGACGTAAGTTAGCCGAGATAACTGATGTCGGTTTTAACAACGTTGATGAGGTTATAGCAAAACTCGCAGCGCAACTCCCTGATAGCATTCCCAATCGCTCAATGGTTATTTTCAAAATAGAAAACCAAGACAAGAAACAATCGGCTGTCTACGAGCGAATGAAAGGCAAAGGTTTTTAA